TGCTCCCGGCCACGCGCACCGCCTCCTGCGCCTGGAGCGAGGAGCGGAGCCCCGCCTCCCGGAAGCGCAGCGCTTGCATGTCGGCCTCCATGGCGTCGAGCAGGCCCCGCTGGAGGGAGGCGTCGCGCGCCAGAGCCTCGACTTCGTCGCGTAGCTGCCTGATGGACCCCTTGCGCCGGAGGATGGAGTGGTCGCGCTCCCCGTTTTCGCCGTCGCGCCGTCCGCCCGTCAACCGGCCCGCGGGAGAGAGGACCTCGCCGGATGGCGTGACGTAAGTCGCCACCACGCCATTGCGCCGCCACAGGGCCTCGGCCTGATCCAGGTGAGCGACGATGCCCACGCGCCCCAGCAGGTAGCGCAGCAGCGCGGGATGCGGGCCTCCGACGAGCCCGACCGCTCCGCGCACCTCCTCCGAGTCCTCGAAGGCGCCGCCGTCGGCGGGCAGCGTCTCGAGCGGCAGGAAGGTCGCGGCGCCGGCGCCCTCGCGCTCCAGGTAGCCCAGCGCGGCCCGGGCGTGCTCGAAACGCTCCACCACCACCCACTGGAGACGATCGCCCAGGACGCCTTCCACGGCGGTCTCGAGCCCCGACGGCACTTCCAGGAGATCGGCCACCGTGCCGAGCACGCCGCGGAGCGCGACGCCACCCTCTGCGAAGATCGCGCGGACGCCAGCGCCGTACCCCTCGCGCTCACGCTCGAGGAGCGTGAGCGCGTCCAGCTGTGACTGCCGGCCCGCCAGCGCCAGGCGCAGGTCCGCCACGGTGGCCTGCATGTGCGCTCGGAGCGCCTCCCGCTCCGCGAGCTCGGCCGCGATCTGCTGCTGCTCCGCCTCGAGGAGCGACAGCTGCTCGCCGGTCCGATGGTGCTGCTCCTCGAGGCGCCCGCGCGAGGCGGCCAGGCGTCCGGCTTCGGCCCGGGCCTCCTCGAGCTCAGCCTCGAGCCGCTCCAGCCCCCGCTGGAGGTTGAGGGCACGCTCCCGCAGCTCCCCGGCCTCGCGCGTGAGCTCGGCACGTCGCCCGGCGGCCTTCACCTGCTCGAGCCGGAGGCCTTCCTGCCGGCCCCGCATCCCGGCGAGCCGCTCCCGGCTCTCCGCGAGCAGAGCTTCCAACTCCTGCAGGCGCCGCCCCTTCTCGGCGTGGCGCTGCTGCCCCTCTCGGAGCTCCCGCGTCTTCTCCTCCCGCTCGACGCCCAGGTCCCGCTGGCGCTCGCCGATGCTCCGCATCTCCTCGGCGAGCCGGATGTCCTCGTCCCCGATCTCCCGCAGCTGCGCGCCGATGTGGTCGCGCCGCTCGATCAGCCGCGCGGCCTCGAGCTGGACCTTCTGGACGGACTGCCCGAGGTCGGCGAGCCGGTACTCCACCTCCTGGACCGCCGCCCGTTGCGTCACCTCCTGCGCGCCGAGGACGGCGATCAGGCCCTGGCGCTCCTCCATCGCTGCCTGCAGCTGCGCCAGCTCCGCGGCCACCGCCTCGTGCCGGGTCGCGAGCGCCGCGAAGTCGGCGGCCACCTTGGCCAGCGCCAGCGCCTGCCTCTCCTGATGGAGTGCCTTGTACTGCTGGGCCTTCCGCGCCTGGCGCTCGAGCGAGGCGAGCTGGCGCCGCTCGGTGTCCATCACGTCGCGCACCCGCTGGAGGTTCTGCCGCGTCGCCTCGAGCTTTCCCTGGGCCTCCGCGCGCTGCTGCTTGTACCGCGCGATCCCCGCCGCCTCCTCGATGAAGGCGCGGCGCTCCCAGGGCTGCGCCGTCAGCACGTGGTTCAGGCGCTCCTGGTCCATGAGCGCATAGGCCTTGGGATTGACGCCGGTCCCGGCGAAGAGATCCTGCAGTTCCCGCAGGCGGCAGACGTTCTTGTTGAGCAGGTACTCGCTGTCGCCAGTGCGGTAGAGGCGGCGGGCGACGCTCACCTCGCTCCAGGGAACGCTGAGCGTGCCGTCGTTGTCGAACACGAGGCTCACCTCGGCCATGCCGACCGACTTCCGGGAGGCCGAGCCGTGGAAGATCACGTCCTCCATCCGGTGGCCGCGGAGGGTCTTCGGGCTCTGCTCGCCAAGGGCCCAGCGGATGGCGTCGGCGACATTGGACTTCCCGCAGCCATTGGGACCGACGATGCAGGTGATGCCGGGCAGCACGCGGACCTCCACCTTCTCCGCGAAGGACTTGAAGCCGTGGATGACGATCTGTTGGAGCCGCATCGTGCACCCCGCCGGGGCTTACTTACGAGTACCACAGGCTTCCACTGGGGCAAAGAAAAAAACCCCACGCCTGGGGGAGGGGGGCCGGAAGGCTACCAGATATGGGCCGTGGCCGGAGCGGCTACGTCCCCTTCAGGAGACAGCACTTCTTGTACTTCTTGCCCGAGCCGCACGGACAGGGGTCGTTCCGGCCCACCTTCTCTCCCGTTGCGGTGCGCGGCTCCGTCCGGGCGGCCGGGCGGGGAGCGGTCGCGATGTCGCCGCCCCGGTTCTCCAGCCAGTGCCGCGCCGGCGCCGCCGCGACCCGCACCGGCGCCGCCTCCTCGCGCATCATCCGCACCTTGAAGAGCTGCTCCAGGACCACTTCCTTCAGGTGGGCCACCATCTCCTGGAACATCTCGAAGGCTTCCTTCTTGTACTCGGTGAGCGGGTCCCGCTGGCCGTAGCCCCGGAGCCCGATGCCTTCCTTGAGGTGGTCCATGTTCAGCAGGTGGTCCTTCCAGAGCTGATCGATGCCGCGGAACTCCCCGTCCTCCCAGCGCAGGCCGAGCATGATCCAGCGCTCCAGGCGGTGGAACATCTCCGGCCCCAGCTGGCGCTCCCGCTCCCGGTAGGCCTGCTGCACCGCGGCAGAGACGCGCTCCATCAGCGTGTCGCGGGAGCCGTTCTCCTCGGGGGTCAGCTCGGCCGGCAGCCGGAAGTCGAACTGCCGGTGCAGCGCCTCCCCGAGCCCCGGCAGGTCCCAGTCGTCCGGATGCGCCTCCGCGGGGGCATACCGGTCCACGAGCCCCCCGGTCACCTCGTCGATCCACTCGAGGACCGTCTCCTCCTGGCTCTCGCCCTCGAGGATCTCCCAGCGCATCCCGTAGACGATCTCGCGCTGCTTGTTCATCACGTCGTCGTACTCGAGGAGATGCTTGCGGATCTCGAAATTGCGGGTCTCCACGCGTTTCTGGGCGGTGCCGATGGCCCGGGTGACGAGCTTGTGCTCGATGGGCTCGCCTTCCTCCATGCCGAGCCGGTCCATGATGCGCTGGATGCGCTCCGAGCCGAAGATGCGGAGGAGGTCGTCCTCCAGCGACAGGTAGAAGCGCGACGAGCCGGGATCGCCCTGGCGTCCGGCGCGCCCCCGCAGCTGGTTGTCGATCCGGCGCGACTCGTGCCGCTCGGTGCCGATGATGTGCAGGCCCCCCAGTGCGACGACCCGCTCGTGCTCGGGGTCCGTCGTCTTCTTGGCTTCCGCCCAGGCGGCCTGCCGGGCTTCGGGCGGAGCCAGGGCGGGGTCGAGCCCCTTCTTCCGCAAGACCTCCTTGGCGAGGAAGTCCGGGTTGCCTCCCAGCAGGATGTCGGTGCCGCGGCCGGCCATGTTGGTCGCGATGGTGACGGTCCCTTCGCGCCCGGCCTGCGCCACGATCTCGGCTTCCCGCTCATGATATTTCGCGTTGAGCACCTGATGCGGGATCCCCCGCTTCTTGAGCAGCCGGGAGAGGTGCTCCGAGGTCTCGATGGAGACCGTTCCCACGAGCACGGGCTGCCCCTTGGCATGACAGGCGGCGATCTCGGTGCTCACGGCCTCGAACTTCTCGCGCCCGGTCTTGTACACCATGTCGGCGTAATTGACCCGGGTCAGCGGGCGGTTGGTGGGCACCACCGTCACGTCCAGCTTGTAGATCTTGGCGAACTCCTCCGCCTCCGTGGCCGCCGTGCCCGTCATCCCCGCCAGCTTGTCGTACATGCGGAAGTAGTTCTGGAGGGTAATTGTGGCAAGCGTTTGATTTTCAGACTCGATCCTGACCCCTTCCTTCGCCTCGACGGCCTGGTGGAGGCCGTCCGACCACCTGCGCCCGGGCATGAGTCGCCCGGTGAACTCGTCCACGATCACCACCTGCCCGTCCTTGACCACGTAGTCGACGTCCTTCTTGAACAACGCATGCGCCTTCAGGGCCTGGTGGATGTGGTGGAGGAGTTCCATCTGGGAGGGGTCGTACAGGTTCTCCACGCCCAGCAGCCGCTCGCAGTGCGAGATGCCCTCCTCGGTGAGGGACACCGCCCGTGACTTCTCGTCCACGATGTAGTCGCCGGGGGCCTGGGCCTCGATCTCCGACAGCTTGCCTTCCACGATGGTGGCTGCGCGGCTGAGCTTCGGGATGATCCGGTCGATCTTGTAGTACTTCTCCGTGGACCCCTCGGCCGGACCGGAGATGATGAGCGGGGTCCGCGCCTCGTCGATCAGGATGGAGTCCACCTCGTCCACGATGGCGTAGTGGTGCTCCCGCTGCACCATGTCCTCGAGGCTGAAGCGCATGTTGTCCCGCAGGTAGTCGAAACCGAACTCGTTGTTCGTCCCGTAGGTGATGTCGGCCCGGTACGCCTCACGCCGGGAGCACGGCCGGAGCGACGCCAGCCGGAGGTCCGGAGAGGGATGGTCCGGATCGTACAGGTAGGACACCTCGTGCTGGATCACGCCCACCGAGAGGCCCAGGGCGCGGTAGATGGGCCCCATCCACTGAGCGTCGCGTCGCGCCAGGTAGTCGTTGACCGTCACCACGTGGGTGCCGAGACCCGGGAGTGCGTTGAGGTAGGCCGGCAGCGTTGCCACGAGCGTCTTGCCCTCGCCGGTGGCCATCTCGGCGATCTTCCCCTCGTGGAGCACGATGCCGCCCATGAGCTGGACGTCGAAGTGCCGCATGCGGACCGTACGGCTCGCGGCCTCGCGGCACACCGCGAAGGCCTCCACCAGGAGATCTTCCGGCGTCTCACCGTCTGCCAGGCGCTTGCGGAAACCGTCCGTCCGGGCGCGGAGCTCGACGTCGGCGAGCCGCTGCACCTCGGGCTCGAGGGCGGTGATGGCCTCCACGGTGGGCCGCATGCGGCGCGCGTCACGCTCGTGCTTGGTGCCGAAGATGGCGCGGACGAGGGAGCCGAACATGGTCGTTCGCTATCTTACACCATCGTGCCGGACGGGCCGAGGGTCACCCCTGGCGCCGGGCCTCCCGGACCAGCTCCCGGGCGTGTCGCCGCGTCGCCTCGGTGATGCGCTCCCCTCCGAGCATACGGGCCAGCTCCTCGACGCGCCCGGCGGCATCCGGCGCCGCGACCGTCGTGCGGGTCGTCCCCCGCAGGACCCGCTTCTCGACCACCAGGTGATGGTCGGCGTGGGCGGCGATGGTGGCCAGATGGCTCACGCAGAGCACCTGCCGTCCGGAGGCCGTGGCACGCAGCTTCTGCCCCACCACGTCGGCCACCCGTCCGCCGATCCCGGCGTCCACCTCGTCGAAGACCATGGTGGGCATCCGGTCCGCTGCCGCGAGAACGGTCTTGATGGCGAGCATGGTCCGGGACAGCTCGCCCCCCGAGACGACCTTGGCCAGCGGCTTCAGCTCCTCGCCGGGGTTTGCCGAAAGGAGGAACTCCACGGCATCGGCGCCGCGGGAGTCCACGCGCCAGCGCCCGGCCCCGCAGGCGAGCTCGCCCGGCTGAGCCGGCTCGTGCCCCACCACGGCCGCGAAGCGCGCATGCTCCATGCCGAGCCCCCGGAGTTCCTTCTGGATCAACCGTCCGAGCCGCGCCGCCGCCTCCGTCCGTGCGCCAGACAGGGCCAGGGCCTCGCTGGCGGCCTCCTGCCCCAGCGACTGCAGCCGGGCCTCGGCTTCGGCCACCAGGTCCTCGTGCCGCGCGAGCCGCTGGAGCCGACCCGCAACCTCCTCGCGGTAGGCCAGCACGGCCTCCACGGTCTCCCCGTACTTGCGCCTGAGCCGGGCCAGGGCATCCAGCCGCTCGTCGATCTCCTCCATCCGCGCCGGGTCGAAGTCAGTCCGATCGCGCAGCGCGCGGGCGCGCGCCACGGCATCGGCGAGGTAGGCCTCCGCCTCGCCCAGCGCCTCGGTGGGCGCCGCCAGCTCCGGGTCGAATGCCGACAGGTCGCGGAGAAGCGCGCCTGCGCGCCTCAGTCTGGCGGAGGCCGACTGGCCGTCCTCGTAGAGGAGCGCCAGCACCTCGTGGAGGCCGGCAGCGATCCGCTCGCCGTGCTGGAGCCGGCGTCGCTCGCTCCGCAGCTCGTCCTCCTCGCCCTCACGGGGCCGGCCGGCGTCGATCTCGGAGAGCTGGAAGCGGTCGGTCTCCTCCTGGCGCGCCTGCTCCCGCCCCTCCTGGGCGAGCTTCGCCAGTTCACGCCGGGCCCGCTCCCAGCGTCCGGCCAGATCCTCGACGCGCTCGCGGCGCGCCTCGCAGTCGGCGAAGCGGTCCAGCAGCAGCAGCTGGCGGGCCGGCTCCATCAGTCTTTGGTGCTCGTGCTGGCCGTGCAGCTCCACCAGCACCTCCCCGAGCCGCTCCAGGAGTCCCACTGTCGCTGGAGCGTCGTTGACGAAGACCCGGTGCCGGCCCGAGCGCGCCAGCTCCCGCTTGATCACGAGCTGTCCGTCCTGGAGGCCGTGCCCCGCTCCCTCGAGGATTGCCGCCACGGGACTGTCTGGCGCCAGCTCGAAGCTGGCCTCGATGAGGGCCGCGTCGGCCGTGGTCCGGATGAGGTCGGGCTGGGCGCGCGCGCCGACGACGAGCAGGAGGGCATCGATGACGATGGACTTGCCGGCGCCTGTCTCT
Above is a window of Candidatus Rokuibacteriota bacterium DNA encoding:
- the smc gene encoding chromosome segregation protein SMC — encoded protein: MRLQQIVIHGFKSFAEKVEVRVLPGITCIVGPNGCGKSNVADAIRWALGEQSPKTLRGHRMEDVIFHGSASRKSVGMAEVSLVFDNDGTLSVPWSEVSVARRLYRTGDSEYLLNKNVCRLRELQDLFAGTGVNPKAYALMDQERLNHVLTAQPWERRAFIEEAAGIARYKQQRAEAQGKLEATRQNLQRVRDVMDTERRQLASLERQARKAQQYKALHQERQALALAKVAADFAALATRHEAVAAELAQLQAAMEERQGLIAVLGAQEVTQRAAVQEVEYRLADLGQSVQKVQLEAARLIERRDHIGAQLREIGDEDIRLAEEMRSIGERQRDLGVEREEKTRELREGQQRHAEKGRRLQELEALLAESRERLAGMRGRQEGLRLEQVKAAGRRAELTREAGELRERALNLQRGLERLEAELEEARAEAGRLAASRGRLEEQHHRTGEQLSLLEAEQQQIAAELAEREALRAHMQATVADLRLALAGRQSQLDALTLLEREREGYGAGVRAIFAEGGVALRGVLGTVADLLEVPSGLETAVEGVLGDRLQWVVVERFEHARAALGYLEREGAGAATFLPLETLPADGGAFEDSEEVRGAVGLVGGPHPALLRYLLGRVGIVAHLDQAEALWRRNGVVATYVTPSGEVLSPAGRLTGGRRDGENGERDHSILRRKGSIRQLRDEVEALARDASLQRGLLDAMEADMQALRFREAGLRSSLQAQEAVRVAGSKDLEATARDEEKNRRHLETVDAEGLHLEREQAETIARCDEVDAALGGVRETQAALEREMEAVRESVEVAQREDGMLADDLTACRVDLAAVTERVEALAGDLDRLQELDVEAAARLERSTLRRAQMEERRVELAQEAERVDARAREAVVERDRLEAQVRVAAEEREERAARCRTIEAELRGAELERQRLIGRVHELELDETEGRVRREELLQEARRSHGVEGRDALLAAHDPSADVASLKARHDDLGARLDAMGAVNLVADEEYRELEERISFLRTQHDDLVASVKDLEKAIRRMTGTAQERFHEAFDGINRHFSDIFARLFEGGRAELRMVEAGEGEDDPLELGVELMAQPRGKRLQAVSLMSGGEKALTGLALLFAIFYYRPSPFCVLDEVDAPLDDANIHRFLRVLRELCSHTQFIVITHNRKTMEAADVLYGVTMEEPGLSRLVSVKLAEA
- the recN gene encoding DNA repair protein RecN, producing the protein MLSELRIRNLAVIEDVTVPFGSGFTVLTGETGAGKSIVIDALLLVVGARAQPDLIRTTADAALIEASFELAPDSPVAAILEGAGHGLQDGQLVIKRELARSGRHRVFVNDAPATVGLLERLGEVLVELHGQHEHQRLMEPARQLLLLDRFADCEARRERVEDLAGRWERARRELAKLAQEGREQARQEETDRFQLSEIDAGRPREGEEDELRSERRRLQHGERIAAGLHEVLALLYEDGQSASARLRRAGALLRDLSAFDPELAAPTEALGEAEAYLADAVARARALRDRTDFDPARMEEIDERLDALARLRRKYGETVEAVLAYREEVAGRLQRLARHEDLVAEAEARLQSLGQEAASEALALSGARTEAAARLGRLIQKELRGLGMEHARFAAVVGHEPAQPGELACGAGRWRVDSRGADAVEFLLSANPGEELKPLAKVVSGGELSRTMLAIKTVLAAADRMPTMVFDEVDAGIGGRVADVVGQKLRATASGRQVLCVSHLATIAAHADHHLVVEKRVLRGTTRTTVAAPDAAGRVEELARMLGGERITEATRRHARELVREARRQG
- the secA gene encoding preprotein translocase subunit SecA; amino-acid sequence: MFGSLVRAIFGTKHERDARRMRPTVEAITALEPEVQRLADVELRARTDGFRKRLADGETPEDLLVEAFAVCREAASRTVRMRHFDVQLMGGIVLHEGKIAEMATGEGKTLVATLPAYLNALPGLGTHVVTVNDYLARRDAQWMGPIYRALGLSVGVIQHEVSYLYDPDHPSPDLRLASLRPCSRREAYRADITYGTNNEFGFDYLRDNMRFSLEDMVQREHHYAIVDEVDSILIDEARTPLIISGPAEGSTEKYYKIDRIIPKLSRAATIVEGKLSEIEAQAPGDYIVDEKSRAVSLTEEGISHCERLLGVENLYDPSQMELLHHIHQALKAHALFKKDVDYVVKDGQVVIVDEFTGRLMPGRRWSDGLHQAVEAKEGVRIESENQTLATITLQNYFRMYDKLAGMTGTAATEAEEFAKIYKLDVTVVPTNRPLTRVNYADMVYKTGREKFEAVSTEIAACHAKGQPVLVGTVSIETSEHLSRLLKKRGIPHQVLNAKYHEREAEIVAQAGREGTVTIATNMAGRGTDILLGGNPDFLAKEVLRKKGLDPALAPPEARQAAWAEAKKTTDPEHERVVALGGLHIIGTERHESRRIDNQLRGRAGRQGDPGSSRFYLSLEDDLLRIFGSERIQRIMDRLGMEEGEPIEHKLVTRAIGTAQKRVETRNFEIRKHLLEYDDVMNKQREIVYGMRWEILEGESQEETVLEWIDEVTGGLVDRYAPAEAHPDDWDLPGLGEALHRQFDFRLPAELTPEENGSRDTLMERVSAAVQQAYRERERQLGPEMFHRLERWIMLGLRWEDGEFRGIDQLWKDHLLNMDHLKEGIGLRGYGQRDPLTEYKKEAFEMFQEMVAHLKEVVLEQLFKVRMMREEAAPVRVAAAPARHWLENRGGDIATAPRPAARTEPRTATGEKVGRNDPCPCGSGKKYKKCCLLKGT